The Saprospiraceae bacterium genome includes a window with the following:
- a CDS encoding sialate O-acetylesterase: MVLQRNQPIKIWGKAIPGKVVYVKFGLLNSQTITKNDSSWQITFPELDASKVARQLEISSVNEKVIFSNILIGDIWLCIGQSNMEWPMSKEMHYHNEVKNSDQPLLRFFNPTYAGKNIFGTPFSDSIARKLIPSDFFNGNWKSCDSFSMSDMSAAAYYFGKNVWEKTDIPIGLIHLGIGGAPLETFIDPMSMKNHMVFSSKMAGNWLENHHLPVWIRERAIQNIGTSSLVPFDQNGKNHAFKPGFAFTAGILPLKNFPIKGVICYQGESNAQETDRVNEYAYLFELLVSDYRRHWNNQKLPVYFAQLSSIDTIRYKGHLWPNFRDEQRKIAEKLTHCGMAVTADAGDRNDVHPRNKKAVGERLSFWALSQNYGYDTPFTVTIPPYARFKNGHVIITFKKGEKLRQHPQSGILNGFTIDGKHDLPAKIENNKIIIKTNQKPEFVYYGWSPYSTGNLYNNDLIPISTFKLPVK; this comes from the coding sequence ATGGTTTTACAGCGAAACCAACCTATTAAAATTTGGGGTAAAGCCATTCCGGGAAAGGTGGTTTATGTGAAGTTTGGTTTATTAAATTCACAAACAATAACAAAAAATGATTCATCCTGGCAGATTACATTTCCTGAGTTGGATGCCAGTAAGGTTGCCAGACAATTGGAAATTTCCTCAGTCAATGAAAAGGTAATTTTCAGTAATATCCTGATTGGAGACATTTGGTTGTGCATAGGTCAGTCCAATATGGAATGGCCAATGTCAAAAGAGATGCATTATCACAATGAAGTGAAAAACAGTGATCAACCATTACTTCGATTTTTCAACCCAACCTATGCAGGGAAAAATATCTTCGGAACTCCATTCAGTGATTCGATAGCACGAAAGCTGATTCCATCTGATTTTTTTAATGGTAACTGGAAGTCCTGTGACAGCTTTAGCATGTCTGATATGAGCGCAGCTGCTTATTATTTTGGTAAAAATGTTTGGGAAAAAACGGACATCCCTATAGGTCTGATACATTTGGGTATAGGAGGTGCACCATTGGAGACGTTTATTGATCCCATGTCGATGAAAAATCACATGGTATTTTCTTCTAAAATGGCTGGAAATTGGCTTGAAAACCATCACCTACCTGTCTGGATTCGTGAAAGAGCCATTCAGAATATTGGAACCTCATCTTTAGTTCCTTTTGACCAAAATGGGAAAAATCATGCGTTCAAACCGGGATTTGCTTTCACAGCAGGGATTTTACCATTAAAAAATTTTCCGATTAAAGGTGTTATCTGTTATCAGGGAGAAAGCAATGCTCAGGAAACAGATCGTGTGAATGAGTATGCTTATTTGTTTGAATTGTTGGTATCCGATTACAGACGCCACTGGAATAATCAGAAATTGCCGGTATATTTTGCTCAATTATCTTCCATTGACACCATCAGATATAAAGGCCATTTGTGGCCGAATTTCAGAGATGAACAAAGGAAAATAGCTGAAAAGTTAACTCATTGTGGCATGGCAGTCACTGCTGACGCAGGTGACAGAAATGATGTCCATCCAAGAAACAAGAAAGCCGTGGGTGAAAGACTATCTTTTTGGGCTTTGAGCCAAAATTACGGTTATGATACCCCATTTACGGTAACAATACCTCCTTATGCCCGATTTAAAAATGGACATGTTATTATTACTTTTAAAAAAGGAGAAAAATTGCGGCAGCATCCACAAAGCGGAATTTTAAATGGTTTTACAATTGATGGCAAACATGATCTGCCTGCTAAAATTGAGAATAATAAAATCATCATAAAAACAAATCAAAAACCAGAGTTTGTATATTACGGCTGGAGTCCGTATTCAACCGGAAATCTGTATAACAATGATTTAATTCCCATCTCTACATTTAAGTTACCTGTAAAATAA
- a CDS encoding MFS transporter, which produces MQLQNKKYYPWVVVVLLWVVALLNYMDRQMLSTMKVSMMNDISELQTAENFGRLLAIFLWIYALMSPVAGLIADRTNRKWLIIVSLFVWSAITFLMGYAENFDQLYILRGLMGVSEALYIPAGLSLIADYHQGETRSLAVGLHMTGLYTGQALGGFGATIATNYSWQNTFQFFGLIGVVYSFILMLFLIDFKDEKPVINENKASVMSGLNSIRNSLGLLLGTVSFWVILFYFAVPSFPGWAIKNWIPTLFSESLKIDMSVAGPLSTISIAVSSFIGVLIGGFMADRWILKNLKGRIYTGVIGLTLTIPALLFLGLGDNLIGIVAGAVLFGVGFGMFDANNMPILCQFIGPKHRAAGYGIMNMTGVFAGAFVTNLLGKSTDSGHLGRDLAFLALPVAVAAFLLLFSLKPKTANMLN; this is translated from the coding sequence ATGCAATTACAAAATAAAAAATATTATCCCTGGGTTGTAGTTGTATTATTATGGGTAGTGGCGTTGCTCAACTATATGGACAGGCAAATGCTTTCTACTATGAAAGTAAGCATGATGAACGACATCAGTGAACTTCAAACAGCTGAAAACTTCGGAAGATTACTAGCCATATTTTTGTGGATTTATGCTTTGATGAGTCCGGTTGCCGGGTTGATTGCTGACCGAACAAACAGAAAATGGCTTATCATCGTCAGCCTTTTTGTCTGGTCTGCCATAACCTTTCTAATGGGATACGCTGAGAATTTTGATCAGCTGTATATTTTAAGAGGACTTATGGGTGTGAGTGAGGCACTTTACATTCCTGCAGGTTTGTCACTTATTGCTGACTATCATCAGGGCGAAACGAGATCTCTAGCAGTAGGATTGCACATGACAGGACTTTATACCGGTCAGGCATTAGGTGGTTTTGGTGCAACCATTGCGACCAATTACTCCTGGCAAAATACATTTCAATTTTTTGGATTGATTGGAGTAGTTTACAGCTTCATTCTTATGTTATTTTTAATTGATTTTAAGGATGAGAAGCCGGTAATTAATGAAAATAAAGCGTCTGTCATGTCCGGTTTGAATTCCATCCGAAATAGTTTGGGTTTACTTTTAGGGACAGTCAGTTTTTGGGTGATACTCTTTTATTTTGCGGTTCCAAGTTTTCCAGGATGGGCCATAAAAAACTGGATACCTACACTTTTTTCTGAAAGTTTAAAAATAGATATGTCTGTTGCGGGGCCATTATCTACTATAAGTATTGCTGTTTCATCTTTTATAGGTGTATTGATAGGAGGTTTTATGGCAGACAGATGGATATTGAAAAATCTGAAAGGCAGGATTTATACAGGTGTGATAGGCTTGACTCTGACAATACCTGCTCTGTTATTTTTAGGTCTCGGAGACAATCTGATTGGTATTGTGGCTGGTGCGGTATTGTTTGGTGTCGGATTTGGAATGTTTGATGCCAATAATATGCCTATCTTATGTCAGTTTATAGGACCAAAGCACCGTGCTGCAGGTTACGGCATTATGAATATGACGGGTGTATTTGCAGGAGCATTTGTGACAAATTTATTGGGAAAATCTACAGATTCAGGGCATTTGGGACGGGATCTGGCATTTTTGGCTTTGCCAGTTGCTGTGGCGGCTTTTCTGCTGTTGTTCTCCCTGAAACCTAAAACAGCAAATATGTTAAACTAA
- a CDS encoding family 20 glycosylhydrolase: protein MNPKYKLLIFILLIVSIKGFSQTILPTLHDSLFGSYYYQKVSTFRVLPKKVGEIVFIGNSITDSGEWSDIFNNIQISNMGISGDISAGIINRLPDIIERKPKKIFLMIGTNDLARNISPDSLIININLISKYIKAKAPTTKLYIQSILPVSDHYMKFSGHTKNNAVILRVNQVLAENATKLGYTYVDLHSKFRDKEGKLRNDLSNDGLHLVGEGYQLWKHLLYHHVYDLEEKPSLIPLPQKTRWNGNIFPLFKCTNICINQPEISHEAKLLQKFLSNNGIITSIKTNNEQNKINNSIELILTGEQLTDNPKEGYHLSVSEKNILIKANSSHGIFNGIQTLIQLSRTGSSVEGCNIEDWPAFAWRGYMIDVGRNFVTVNSLKDQIDILAKYKMNVFHFHATEDIAWRIQIARYPQLTYPEHMLRNKGMYYSIDEIKELVQYCKERHITLIPEIDMPGHSAAFTRAMKFDMQSDSGLLVVKNILSEFCDTYDIPYIHIGSDEVKITNKNFIPEVTQLIESKGKKVIGWQPGGNFGDNTIRQIWQENKDFIKANKKLKLVDSRHLYLNHMDPLEAVPTIFYRKINNADKGDSLNLGGILCLWHDRAVSKEEDLLTMNPVYPGILTFAERTWQGGGESKWLAKIEENKIDQYQHLINFEKRLLNHKSQYFKEKPFPYFAQTHQKWQLFGPYENKGDLSKKFDPELTPGFFKKTQASVKAIGGTIILRHFWAPAIDAVLPNPKDSTTWYATTQVWSEENSVSKFWIGFNNLGRAQGSDSPPKNAWDNKFSKIWCNNTEVLPPNWLRAGQKGNQEIPLMDEGYEYRVPTMIPLKKGWNTIVIKAPIGTTKSTSWHQPIKWMFTFIQVTND, encoded by the coding sequence ATGAATCCTAAGTATAAGTTATTGATATTCATTCTTTTGATTGTTTCAATTAAAGGGTTTTCTCAAACTATTTTACCTACATTACATGATAGTCTTTTTGGTTCGTACTATTATCAAAAAGTATCCACGTTTAGAGTATTACCTAAAAAAGTTGGCGAAATCGTTTTCATCGGTAATAGTATCACGGATAGTGGCGAGTGGTCTGATATTTTTAATAACATCCAAATCAGTAATATGGGCATCAGCGGCGATATCAGTGCTGGGATCATAAACAGATTGCCAGATATCATTGAAAGAAAGCCAAAAAAGATCTTTTTGATGATAGGTACCAATGATTTGGCCAGAAATATTAGCCCTGACAGCCTCATCATAAATATTAATTTGATATCAAAGTATATAAAAGCGAAAGCTCCCACCACAAAACTGTATATCCAAAGCATTCTGCCTGTAAGTGATCATTATATGAAATTTTCAGGACATACTAAAAACAATGCCGTCATATTGCGAGTGAATCAAGTTTTAGCAGAAAATGCAACTAAACTAGGTTATACCTATGTGGATTTACATTCAAAATTTCGTGATAAGGAAGGAAAATTACGCAATGATCTCAGTAATGATGGGCTGCATCTGGTGGGCGAAGGATATCAATTGTGGAAGCATTTGCTTTATCACCACGTTTACGATCTTGAAGAAAAACCATCTTTGATCCCTTTACCACAAAAAACACGCTGGAATGGAAATATATTCCCATTATTTAAATGCACTAACATTTGTATCAATCAACCTGAGATATCCCATGAAGCTAAACTGTTACAAAAATTCCTATCAAACAACGGTATTATTACTTCTATAAAAACTAATAATGAACAAAACAAAATCAATAATTCAATAGAATTAATATTAACCGGTGAACAACTGACAGACAATCCAAAAGAAGGATATCATCTTTCAGTGAGTGAAAAAAATATTTTGATAAAAGCAAACTCTTCCCATGGTATCTTTAATGGAATTCAAACATTAATCCAGTTATCGAGGACAGGAAGTAGCGTAGAAGGATGTAATATTGAAGATTGGCCCGCTTTTGCATGGCGCGGGTATATGATAGATGTAGGACGTAATTTTGTAACGGTAAATTCTTTAAAAGATCAAATCGATATTTTGGCAAAATATAAAATGAACGTTTTTCACTTTCATGCCACAGAAGATATAGCCTGGAGGATTCAAATAGCAAGGTATCCTCAACTGACCTATCCGGAGCATATGTTGCGCAACAAAGGAATGTATTATAGTATTGATGAAATAAAGGAGCTGGTACAATACTGCAAGGAACGCCATATCACCCTGATTCCTGAAATTGATATGCCTGGCCACAGCGCAGCTTTTACCCGCGCGATGAAATTTGATATGCAAAGCGACTCAGGACTTTTAGTGGTCAAAAATATTCTTTCGGAGTTTTGTGACACATATGACATACCTTATATTCATATAGGATCAGATGAAGTAAAGATAACAAATAAAAACTTCATACCAGAAGTAACTCAACTTATAGAAAGCAAAGGTAAAAAAGTGATAGGGTGGCAACCTGGAGGAAATTTTGGAGATAATACCATAAGGCAAATATGGCAGGAAAATAAGGATTTTATAAAAGCGAATAAGAAATTAAAACTTGTAGATTCCAGACATTTATATCTCAACCATATGGATCCACTTGAGGCGGTGCCTACAATTTTCTACAGAAAAATAAACAATGCGGATAAAGGCGACAGTCTCAATCTGGGAGGTATTCTATGTTTATGGCATGATAGGGCAGTATCAAAAGAAGAAGATTTGTTGACTATGAATCCTGTTTATCCCGGCATTCTTACTTTTGCAGAAAGAACCTGGCAGGGAGGTGGTGAGTCTAAATGGTTGGCAAAAATAGAAGAAAACAAAATTGATCAATATCAACATCTGATCAATTTTGAAAAACGGCTGCTTAATCACAAATCACAATATTTTAAAGAAAAGCCATTTCCTTATTTTGCACAAACTCATCAGAAATGGCAGCTATTCGGTCCATACGAAAACAAAGGTGACCTGTCAAAAAAGTTTGATCCGGAATTGACACCAGGTTTTTTTAAAAAAACACAGGCATCTGTAAAAGCTATCGGTGGTACCATTATTTTGCGACATTTTTGGGCTCCGGCCATTGATGCGGTATTGCCAAATCCAAAAGATAGTACTACATGGTATGCGACTACGCAGGTATGGAGTGAAGAGAATAGTGTGTCAAAATTTTGGATTGGTTTCAATAATTTAGGCAGAGCTCAGGGATCTGATTCTCCTCCAAAAAATGCATGGGATAATAAGTTTAGTAAAATCTGGTGCAACAATACAGAAGTTTTACCTCCGAATTGGCTTCGTGCCGGGCAAAAAGGTAATCAAGAGATTCCACTCATGGACGAAGGGTATGAATACAGAGTTCCGACAATGATTCCACTAAAAAAAGGATGGAACACGATTGTAATAAAGGCTCCCATAGGTACTACAAAAAGTACAAGTTGGCATCAACCGATAAAATGGATGTTCACTTTTATACAGGTAACAAATGATTAA
- a CDS encoding LacI family DNA-binding transcriptional regulator encodes MKNNNVTLKYIAQTLDVSVTTVSRVLNGLGEQFRISAQTIELILATADKLNYRSNNIAKGLRLKKSSTIGLIVPDITNPWFAQLALEIEKEARKHHYNIFLCNSNDDLKIEKKCITLLQSWMVDGIVIAPLGLESEHLVKAAKSGTPLVLIDRYFEGVNLPYITSNDFEGSLEATQYLINNGHKKIACFQGIVGTSPNNQRVNGYRQALANNRIPFDSSLVIGHDFGFQNGYNCALELMKDLNKSKITAIFSMGNQITLGLLKAFKEKGVKIPDEISLVSFDEQVYSDLLFTPLSTVSHLNENLGVLAIKMLLNQFDTDRKVNPKNVVLKSKLIIRDSVKNLNLE; translated from the coding sequence ATGAAAAATAATAATGTAACTTTAAAATATATAGCACAAACCCTTGATGTATCAGTTACTACTGTCTCAAGAGTTTTAAATGGACTGGGCGAGCAATTTAGGATTAGTGCTCAAACCATAGAATTAATTTTAGCTACTGCTGATAAATTAAATTATAGATCCAACAATATTGCCAAAGGACTTCGCTTAAAAAAGTCATCTACCATTGGACTTATTGTTCCTGATATAACCAATCCATGGTTTGCCCAACTCGCATTAGAGATAGAAAAAGAAGCCAGAAAGCACCATTATAATATTTTCTTATGCAATAGTAATGATGATCTGAAAATAGAAAAAAAATGTATTACCTTACTCCAAAGCTGGATGGTAGACGGGATAGTAATAGCCCCGCTGGGCCTGGAGTCAGAACATTTAGTTAAAGCAGCAAAAAGCGGCACTCCTTTGGTTTTAATTGATCGTTATTTTGAAGGAGTAAATTTGCCTTATATTACTTCCAACGATTTTGAAGGGTCTTTGGAGGCCACTCAATATTTAATAAACAATGGGCATAAAAAAATAGCCTGCTTTCAGGGCATTGTGGGCACATCACCAAACAATCAACGTGTTAATGGTTACAGGCAAGCATTAGCAAATAATAGAATTCCGTTTGATTCGTCATTGGTGATAGGACATGATTTTGGTTTTCAGAATGGCTACAACTGCGCTTTAGAATTAATGAAAGATCTGAATAAATCTAAAATCACTGCAATTTTTTCCATGGGAAATCAAATTACACTTGGCTTATTAAAAGCATTTAAAGAAAAAGGTGTAAAAATACCCGATGAGATTTCACTTGTTTCATTTGATGAACAGGTATATTCCGATTTATTGTTTACTCCTTTGTCAACAGTTTCACATCTGAATGAAAATCTTGGTGTTTTGGCAATTAAAATGCTGCTTAACCAGTTTGACACTGACAGAAAAGTAAATCCCAAAAATGTAGTTCTTAAATCAAAGTTGATAATCAGGGATTCGGTAAAAAATTTAAATCTTGAGTGA
- a CDS encoding SusD/RagB family nutrient-binding outer membrane lipoprotein: protein MKTINYILIVTFTLAFASSCENFDTLNTNPDVPTSVSPDLLATQVLRSTFRFWNPNPTDWGTAQLFAKHCTNVSAGGNPYQYYGSFWPFGGFGWYQNLTSTKRMVEFANGNPALPSYEGLALFLKAYWGYYTTLDMGDIPYSEAGKAEEGISQPKYDKQAAVFDGILADLKAAELKFAVGVNFSGDIMLGGNALRWRRLCNAFQLKVIQTISKKVTPAQKTRFAEIVAAGNLMADNANNFQLGYIDNANASHPFFNGENQRLTLAVSKLMVDALINVKDRRLFYFAEPAASKIAGGLLENDFAAYEGAPSELPSNTLDLNRAAGKYSLVNKRYTIPRAGDPMLILTYGEQCFIIAEAIEEGWVSGNAQTFYENGVKAMLDYYRTLPSSLPANLHGMPIDQTYINNYFTGEAAYKVAGTKTDRLQQIWMQRYFIDFFQGNSSGYRNFLRTGYPNFVLDPATSLNTDDPKVFPKRWKYPTDELTKNPENYKKAIDEQYGGFDGVNKVPWWIQ, encoded by the coding sequence ATGAAAACAATAAATTATATACTGATTGTAACATTTACCCTTGCCTTTGCAAGTTCATGTGAAAATTTTGATACCTTAAATACTAATCCGGATGTACCGACATCTGTTTCACCCGATTTGTTAGCTACTCAGGTATTAAGAAGCACCTTCAGGTTTTGGAATCCCAATCCAACGGACTGGGGCACAGCCCAGTTATTTGCCAAACATTGTACAAATGTTTCAGCCGGCGGTAATCCTTACCAATATTATGGCTCTTTTTGGCCTTTTGGAGGATTTGGATGGTATCAGAACTTAACCAGTACCAAAAGAATGGTTGAATTTGCTAATGGAAATCCGGCGCTTCCTTCTTACGAGGGCTTGGCATTGTTTCTAAAAGCATATTGGGGATATTACACCACATTAGATATGGGTGATATTCCTTATTCAGAGGCGGGGAAAGCAGAAGAAGGAATAAGCCAGCCTAAGTATGATAAGCAGGCAGCCGTATTTGATGGTATTTTAGCAGATTTGAAAGCAGCTGAATTGAAATTTGCAGTAGGGGTTAATTTTAGCGGGGATATCATGTTAGGTGGAAATGCTTTAAGATGGCGCAGACTATGTAATGCTTTTCAATTAAAAGTAATACAAACAATCAGTAAAAAAGTTACACCTGCACAAAAAACACGCTTTGCCGAAATCGTAGCAGCAGGAAATTTAATGGCTGATAACGCAAATAATTTTCAGTTAGGCTATATTGATAATGCTAATGCAAGCCATCCTTTTTTCAACGGTGAAAATCAGCGGCTTACTTTAGCTGTTTCAAAACTGATGGTGGATGCATTAATAAATGTCAAAGACCGCAGATTGTTTTATTTTGCAGAGCCTGCAGCTAGTAAAATAGCAGGTGGTTTGCTTGAAAACGATTTTGCTGCTTATGAAGGTGCACCTTCAGAATTACCTTCAAATACACTTGATCTCAATAGAGCTGCCGGCAAATACTCATTAGTAAATAAACGTTATACCATACCAAGGGCAGGCGATCCTATGCTTATCTTAACTTATGGCGAACAATGTTTCATCATTGCAGAGGCGATAGAGGAAGGTTGGGTTTCTGGTAATGCACAGACTTTCTACGAAAATGGAGTGAAGGCTATGCTCGATTATTATAGAACCTTACCAAGTTCACTACCGGCAAACCTTCATGGAATGCCAATCGACCAAACCTATATAAATAATTATTTTACAGGTGAAGCAGCATATAAAGTAGCCGGCACCAAGACAGATCGTTTGCAGCAAATTTGGATGCAAAGGTATTTTATAGATTTCTTTCAGGGTAATAGCTCTGGTTACAGAAACTTTTTGCGAACTGGATATCCAAATTTTGTTCTGGATCCAGCTACCAGTTTAAATACAGATGATCCGAAAGTATTTCCTAAACGCTGGAAATATCCTACTGATGAATTGACAAAAAACCCCGAAAATTATAAAAAAGCGATTGACGAACAGTATGGTGGATTTGACGGGGTTAATAAAGTTCCCTGGTGGATACAATAA
- a CDS encoding SusC/RagA family TonB-linked outer membrane protein: MKTILKGGFFTLLLFITSVAWSQNIAISGKVLENGNPLSYVTILVQGTDIGTTTDGNGEYTISVSPSATTLVISYLGYTTVEEPINGRTKIDVNLTSSAQELDAVVITALGIKRSEKALGYSVQKVAGDNLQRVQGLDVATSLTGKVAGVLVRNSQDFAAVPVITVRGENALLVIDGVAYQNKTLADVSAEDIESIDILKGATASALYGFRGANGAILVTTKNGSANKSGLSVDITTNTMYTAGFLAIPEVQSVYGRGDNMIYDQYSDNSWGTVMDGTPRQQWDPITKTNTVRPYLPVGKDNFKNFLEQGYVTNNNLNVGYKKDNLSIRNSFNWTENKGRYPNSVLQRYTYSFGADLTVNKFKVATNFSYARRSSPNIGANNYTSYDRMYSLLIWSPTDWNLEDYKDNYWITPGVLQQNHFGLNAAGGNAGRDENNPYFDSYEKINKVSRDIFNADVTTSYQLTDWLKATLRTGVDFYKEIGEVKLSKGSVLFTGGVPVPGNGGVWNGRLFGSYNIGQNTGNSINSDFLLSGDRKITKDIDVEYMAGGTIFFRRDNNINGGTNNGISVPGFFSLAASVGPAQIAQSTLAQQVNSIFGRVGVSWKKLLFVEATGREDWSSTLAKAQRSYFYPSVAASFVISELLPNTANWLDLLKFRSSWTLSKRPASIYEINSSYSISAATWGTLNGAGVPGNLYSPTIAPTSSETYEQGLQAIFLKNRLMIDVSHFSLRVFDRITTVGLTQASGYGGLVTNSQEEITRRGWEIILNGTPIKNRDWQLNVGVNWSTFASYYTKLDPLYSAKRPWVQVGERTDHFISRDFLRVPEGAGELAGSLIHNNSGRPIVHGYDVLFGYRDPKYVWGTNANLRYRDFSFFVSFDGVHGGLANTRTESYMWQAGVHPNSLSPERALDVATPGSNNYLGQGVKVVSGTATFDVNGNIISDTRVFAANNVKTLYKNYMVDLHNSSAWGGNGSKADTYSRTFFKLREISFSYTIPGKLINKFAKAGSISLIGQNVLLKAKDFKYSDPDGGTEDFTDPSTRYLGAKLNFTF; the protein is encoded by the coding sequence ATGAAAACAATCTTAAAAGGAGGGTTTTTTACTCTCCTGCTGTTTATCACTTCAGTTGCCTGGTCTCAAAATATAGCGATCTCAGGTAAGGTGCTGGAAAATGGGAATCCGCTCTCCTACGTCACAATATTAGTTCAGGGCACTGATATTGGAACCACTACTGATGGAAATGGTGAGTATACAATTTCTGTTTCTCCTTCGGCCACAACTCTTGTTATAAGTTATTTGGGATACACTACCGTAGAAGAACCTATAAACGGTAGAACTAAAATTGACGTTAATCTCACTTCCAGTGCCCAAGAATTAGATGCAGTTGTTATTACAGCTTTGGGTATTAAACGCTCAGAAAAAGCACTTGGTTATTCGGTACAAAAAGTAGCAGGTGATAACTTACAAAGGGTTCAGGGTCTTGATGTAGCAACATCTCTTACCGGAAAAGTAGCGGGAGTACTGGTTAGGAACTCACAGGATTTCGCTGCAGTTCCTGTTATTACAGTTCGTGGGGAGAATGCTTTATTAGTTATCGATGGGGTAGCTTATCAAAATAAAACATTAGCTGATGTTTCTGCTGAAGATATTGAGTCAATAGATATTTTGAAAGGGGCAACTGCTTCGGCATTGTATGGATTTCGAGGAGCAAACGGGGCCATTTTGGTTACAACCAAAAATGGTAGTGCTAATAAATCGGGATTATCTGTAGATATTACTACAAATACGATGTATACAGCAGGGTTTTTAGCTATTCCCGAGGTTCAATCTGTATACGGTCGTGGTGACAATATGATATATGATCAGTATAGCGACAATTCATGGGGGACAGTAATGGATGGAACACCAAGACAACAATGGGATCCGATCACAAAGACGAATACAGTTCGCCCATATTTGCCTGTTGGTAAAGACAATTTCAAAAATTTTCTGGAGCAAGGTTATGTAACTAATAATAACTTGAATGTTGGGTATAAGAAGGATAATCTTTCAATCAGAAATTCTTTCAACTGGACTGAAAATAAAGGCCGTTATCCAAATTCAGTTTTGCAAAGATATACCTACTCTTTTGGAGCTGACCTTACTGTAAATAAATTTAAAGTAGCTACAAATTTTTCATATGCCAGAAGATCATCACCCAATATTGGAGCTAATAACTACACTTCATACGATCGAATGTATTCTTTATTAATATGGTCTCCTACTGATTGGAATTTGGAGGATTATAAAGACAATTATTGGATAACTCCAGGCGTTCTACAACAAAACCATTTTGGTCTGAATGCAGCCGGAGGAAATGCAGGACGGGACGAAAACAACCCTTATTTTGACAGTTACGAAAAAATCAATAAGGTATCGCGTGACATATTTAATGCTGATGTAACAACGAGTTATCAGTTAACTGACTGGCTGAAAGCCACACTTCGAACAGGGGTTGATTTTTACAAAGAAATTGGGGAAGTTAAGCTATCCAAGGGTTCTGTACTGTTTACGGGTGGAGTACCTGTACCTGGTAACGGAGGTGTGTGGAATGGCAGATTATTCGGCAGTTACAACATAGGTCAAAATACAGGAAACAGTATAAACTCTGATTTTTTACTCAGCGGAGACAGGAAAATTACAAAAGATATTGATGTTGAATATATGGCGGGAGGAACAATCTTCTTTAGAAGGGATAATAATATAAACGGTGGTACGAATAATGGTATTTCTGTTCCAGGTTTTTTCTCTTTGGCAGCATCAGTAGGTCCTGCCCAGATAGCTCAGAGTACCTTAGCGCAACAAGTGAATTCTATATTTGGCCGTGTAGGTGTTTCCTGGAAAAAACTGTTATTTGTTGAAGCAACTGGTCGTGAGGACTGGAGTTCAACATTAGCAAAAGCTCAACGGTCTTATTTCTATCCATCAGTTGCCGCCAGTTTTGTAATTTCAGAATTGTTACCAAATACAGCAAACTGGCTCGATTTATTAAAATTCAGAAGTTCCTGGACTTTGTCAAAAAGGCCTGCTTCTATTTACGAAATTAATAGTAGTTATTCTATATCTGCTGCTACTTGGGGTACACTTAATGGAGCAGGTGTTCCCGGCAACTTATATTCACCCACCATCGCACCAACAAGTTCAGAAACTTATGAGCAAGGTTTGCAGGCTATCTTCCTGAAAAACCGTTTAATGATTGATGTTTCCCACTTTTCGCTAAGAGTATTCGACCGTATTACCACAGTTGGATTAACACAGGCATCCGGATATGGTGGGCTTGTCACTAATTCTCAGGAAGAAATTACCCGACGAGGTTGGGAGATTATTCTTAATGGCACCCCGATTAAAAATAGAGATTGGCAATTGAATGTTGGTGTAAACTGGAGTACTTTTGCCAGTTATTATACTAAGTTAGATCCTTTATATTCAGCTAAAAGACCTTGGGTACAAGTGGGCGAGCGTACCGACCATTTTATAAGCAGAGACTTTCTACGCGTCCCTGAAGGAGCGGGTGAACTGGCAGGAAGTCTGATACATAATAACAGTGGAAGACCTATTGTTCATGGATATGATGTATTATTTGGATACAGAGATCCTAAGTATGTTTGGGGAACTAATGCCAATTTAAGGTATAGGGACTTCAGTTTCTTTGTGTCATTTGATGGAGTACATGGGGGATTGGCCAATACACGAACAGAAAGCTATATGTGGCAGGCAGGTGTTCATCCAAATTCTCTGTCACCGGAAAGGGCACTGGATGTCGCAACGCCGGGTTCCAATAATTATCTTGGGCAGGGTGTAAAAGTAGTATCAGGTACAGCCACGTTTGATGTTAATGGCAATATTATATCTGATACCCGAGTTTTTGCCGCTAATAATGTAAAAACCTTGTATAAAAATTATATGGTCGACTTACATAACAGTAGTGCATGGGGAGGTAATGGAAGCAAAGCAGATACATATTCAAGGACGTTTTTCAAATTGCGTGAGATATCTTTTTCTTACACTATTCCGGGTAAACTGATCAATAAATTTGCAAAAGCAGGCTCAATTAGTTTAATTGGACAAAATGTACTGTTGAAAGCAAAAGATTTTAAATATTCTGATCCCGATGGAGGCACTGAAGATTTTACAGATCCATCGACAAGATATCTTGGAGCTAAACTTAATTTCACCTTTTAA